The Caldibacillus debilis DSM 16016 genome includes a window with the following:
- the hprK gene encoding HPr(Ser) kinase/phosphatase, which yields MAKVTVKDLLKNFKMELVSGEEGINRQITTSDLSRPGIELAGFYDHYPAERVQLLGRTELSFFHKFLSPQERKERMEKLCTEITPAIIVTRNQEVPEELIRASERVGVPVLRSPMKTTKISSLLTNYLEGKLAPTISIHGVLVDVYGVGVLITGKSGVGKSETALELVKRGHRLVADDCVEIRQEDYDTLVGNAPELIEHLLEIRGLGIINVMTLFGAGSVRSHKRISLCIHLENWDANKQYDRIGLEEEKMKIFDTELPKLTIPVQPGRNLAVIIEVAAMNYRLKRMGVNAAQLFTEKLYSSITQRPDDED from the coding sequence ATGGCAAAGGTGACTGTGAAAGATTTATTGAAAAATTTTAAAATGGAGCTGGTCAGCGGAGAAGAGGGCATCAACCGGCAGATTACCACGAGCGATCTGTCCAGGCCGGGGATCGAATTGGCCGGATTTTACGACCATTATCCGGCGGAGCGGGTCCAGCTGCTCGGAAGGACGGAATTGTCCTTTTTCCATAAATTTTTGTCGCCGCAGGAACGGAAGGAAAGAATGGAGAAGCTTTGCACGGAAATCACCCCGGCCATCATCGTGACGCGCAACCAAGAGGTCCCGGAAGAGCTCATCCGGGCTTCGGAAAGGGTCGGGGTTCCCGTTTTGCGCTCCCCGATGAAAACAACCAAGATTTCGAGCCTCTTGACCAATTATTTGGAAGGGAAGCTGGCCCCGACCATTTCCATCCACGGCGTCCTCGTGGATGTCTACGGCGTCGGCGTTTTAATTACGGGGAAAAGCGGCGTCGGGAAAAGCGAAACGGCCCTCGAGCTGGTAAAGCGGGGGCACCGCCTCGTCGCCGATGACTGCGTGGAGATCCGCCAGGAAGATTACGACACCCTGGTTGGAAACGCTCCCGAGCTGATCGAACATTTGTTGGAGATTCGCGGACTTGGGATCATCAATGTCATGACCTTATTCGGCGCCGGCAGCGTCCGGAGCCATAAGCGGATCTCCCTGTGCATCCATTTGGAAAATTGGGATGCGAACAAACAATATGACCGGATCGGCCTGGAAGAGGAAAAGATGAAGATCTTCGACACGGAATTGCCGAAGCTGACGATCCCTGTTCAGCCGGGCAGAAACCTGGCCGTCATCATCGAAGTGGCGGCCATGAATTACCGGCTGAAACGGATGGGGGTAAATGCGGCGCAATTGTTTACCGAAAAGCTGTACAGTTCCATCACCCAACGCCCCGATGATGAAGATTGA
- the nagA gene encoding N-acetylglucosamine-6-phosphate deacetylase: MKSDAFIVEGTVCLGNELLEDGFVAIRDGKIEKAGRKGGHALPDAETITFSHPVYIVPGFIDVHIHGAGGADTMDATPEALDTIAKTLAKEGTTAFLATTITQSPQAIEKALANAASYIKEQNAPGKAEVVGIHLEGPFINAKRKGAQPEEYILEPDVETFQKWQNLAEGHIRLVTMAPECPNGLELVHYLSKNRCIASIGHSDADYADVKAAVEAGATHVTHLFNGMKGIHHREPGTAGAALLFDELTVELIADGIHVRPEMFRLILQAKGLDRVVLITDAMRAKCLKNGVYDLGGQDVHVRDGKALLSDGTLAGSILKMKDGIKNILAHTSLTLPEAVKLASENPARELGLFDRKGSLEAGKDADLVVLNEQYEPILTICRGAIAFKGEF; the protein is encoded by the coding sequence ATGAAAAGCGACGCTTTCATTGTCGAAGGAACGGTATGCCTGGGAAATGAACTTCTGGAGGATGGGTTTGTAGCCATCAGGGACGGCAAGATTGAAAAGGCGGGAAGAAAAGGCGGGCATGCCCTCCCCGATGCGGAAACCATAACCTTTTCCCATCCCGTCTACATCGTGCCGGGATTTATCGATGTACATATCCACGGGGCGGGGGGCGCCGATACGATGGATGCCACGCCCGAAGCCCTGGATACGATCGCGAAAACTTTGGCGAAGGAAGGGACCACCGCCTTTTTGGCGACTACGATCACCCAAAGCCCTCAAGCCATCGAAAAGGCCCTGGCCAATGCGGCTTCCTACATCAAGGAACAGAACGCCCCGGGAAAAGCGGAAGTCGTCGGCATCCATTTGGAAGGACCTTTTATTAATGCCAAAAGGAAGGGGGCCCAACCGGAAGAATATATCCTCGAACCGGATGTGGAGACCTTTCAAAAATGGCAAAACCTCGCGGAAGGCCATATCCGTCTGGTGACGATGGCCCCCGAATGTCCCAACGGGCTTGAACTTGTTCATTATTTATCAAAGAACCGTTGCATCGCCTCCATCGGACACAGCGACGCCGATTATGCGGATGTGAAGGCGGCCGTGGAAGCGGGGGCGACCCATGTGACCCATTTGTTCAACGGCATGAAAGGGATTCACCACCGCGAACCGGGAACGGCGGGTGCCGCCCTCCTTTTCGATGAATTGACCGTGGAGCTCATCGCCGACGGCATCCACGTCCGGCCGGAGATGTTCCGCCTCATCTTGCAGGCAAAGGGCCTGGACCGTGTCGTATTGATTACCGACGCCATGCGGGCCAAATGTTTGAAAAACGGCGTCTACGATCTCGGCGGACAGGATGTCCACGTCCGGGACGGGAAGGCGCTGCTTTCTGACGGCACATTGGCCGGCAGCATTCTCAAAATGAAAGACGGGATCAAAAATATTCTGGCACATACCTCCCTCACCCTGCCGGAGGCCGTAAAGCTGGCGTCGGAAAACCCGGCGAGGGAATTGGGGCTGTTTGACCGGAAAGGCAGCCTGGAGGCGGGAAAAGACGCCGACCTGGTCGTCCTGAACGAACAGTACGAACCGATATTGACAATCTGCAGAGGAGCCATCGCGTTTAAAGGAGAGTTTTAA
- the lgt gene encoding prolipoprotein diacylglyceryl transferase, which produces MLYTIQPLDPVAFKLGPISVRWYGIIIVTGIIIAYFLAVREGKKRGIREEVFTDLLIWAVPIAILCARIYYVIFQWDYYSLYPEQIVQIWRGGLAIHGALIGAVATAAVFCYKRKIPFFKLADIAAPSLIIGQAIGRWGNFMNQEAYGGVVTREFLESLRLPDFIINQMYIDGQYRHPTFLYESLWNFFVFLLLILLRRTKVKQGEIFFAYLILYSVGRFFVEGMRTDSLMFFNLRAAQLVSVSLIVISAVLIFVRRRNKEIPRYSE; this is translated from the coding sequence ATGCTCTATACGATCCAACCCCTTGATCCTGTTGCCTTTAAACTCGGACCGATATCCGTCCGGTGGTACGGGATTATTATCGTCACCGGCATTATCATCGCCTACTTTTTGGCCGTCCGGGAAGGCAAAAAGCGGGGGATCCGCGAGGAAGTCTTTACCGATCTGTTGATTTGGGCCGTACCCATTGCGATCCTTTGCGCCCGGATTTATTACGTGATCTTCCAGTGGGACTATTACTCCCTTTATCCGGAGCAGATCGTTCAAATCTGGAGGGGAGGGCTCGCGATTCATGGCGCCTTGATCGGCGCGGTCGCCACCGCCGCCGTTTTTTGTTACAAAAGAAAAATCCCCTTTTTCAAGCTGGCGGATATTGCCGCCCCCAGTCTGATCATCGGCCAGGCCATCGGCCGCTGGGGGAATTTTATGAATCAGGAGGCCTATGGCGGCGTGGTCACGCGGGAATTTTTGGAGAGTCTCCGCCTTCCCGATTTTATCATCAACCAGATGTATATCGACGGGCAATACCGGCACCCGACGTTCCTGTATGAGTCGCTGTGGAACTTTTTCGTGTTCCTCTTGCTGATCCTTCTGAGAAGGACGAAAGTGAAACAGGGGGAAATCTTTTTTGCCTATCTGATTTTGTACTCCGTCGGCCGCTTTTTCGTCGAGGGGATGCGGACGGACAGCCTGATGTTTTTCAACCTGCGGGCGGCCCAGCTCGTGTCCGTTTCCTTAATCGTGATTTCGGCGGTGTTGATTTTCGTCCGCCGGAGAAATAAGGAGATTCCCCGCTATTCGGAATAG